In Luteitalea sp. TBR-22, one genomic interval encodes:
- a CDS encoding GntP family permease codes for MSPLLILAVALGIVITGVLAFRLHAFLTLIVAALAVAAITPGPAIERYELSKDAVRIDRLSTGDHHALALARPGQLRQGVEYGLYRLEPGAPPRRVGKATVFQPGAPGQETALDTTPDDLSAPIPGLWVATEATAKAAARVAGDTIGERVAAGFGRTALDIGILIAMASILGGCLMAAHGAERIVVSLRNALGPSRTPFAFLGSGLLLGIPMFAEAVFYLLLPLAKAMWRDTRRNYLLFVMTIVAGATMTHSLVPPTPGPLFVAQAMGIDIALMMQQGLIVSTIAAVAGYGYARYADQRWPLEVRSGPGGAVETPEASAMLAGTRRLPPLVLSLLPILLPVILISADSALEAGSRGLPEWLVQVVRVLGDKNLALTLSAAAAIMLLVVYAPAPEGRAELVRKTVKDGVIEAGEIILVIAAGGALGTVLRQAGMAELAAATVPSQKLLLIPIAWAVTALVRIAQGSATVAMITAVGIVGPIALAGGLPYHPVYVAVAIGAGSKIGMWMNDSGFWVIARMSGMTEAETLRSVSVMVFIEGCVGLVATLALAWLWPMA; via the coding sequence TTGAGTCCATTGCTGATCCTGGCGGTCGCCCTCGGGATCGTGATCACGGGCGTGCTGGCCTTCCGCCTCCACGCCTTCCTCACGCTCATCGTCGCGGCGCTGGCCGTCGCGGCGATCACGCCCGGGCCGGCGATCGAGCGGTACGAGTTGTCGAAGGATGCCGTCCGCATCGACCGCCTCTCGACCGGCGACCACCACGCGCTCGCGCTCGCCCGGCCGGGACAGCTGAGACAGGGCGTCGAGTACGGCCTGTACCGGCTGGAGCCGGGGGCGCCGCCTCGACGAGTCGGGAAGGCGACCGTCTTCCAGCCCGGGGCACCCGGACAGGAGACAGCCCTGGACACGACGCCCGACGATCTGTCGGCGCCGATCCCGGGCCTGTGGGTCGCCACGGAGGCGACGGCGAAGGCCGCGGCGCGGGTTGCCGGCGACACCATCGGCGAACGGGTCGCCGCCGGCTTCGGCCGCACCGCGCTCGACATCGGCATCCTCATCGCGATGGCGTCGATCCTCGGCGGCTGCCTGATGGCCGCCCATGGCGCCGAGCGGATCGTGGTGTCGCTCCGCAACGCCCTCGGGCCCTCGCGCACGCCCTTCGCCTTCCTGGGCAGCGGGCTGCTGCTCGGCATCCCGATGTTCGCCGAGGCCGTGTTCTACCTGCTCCTGCCGCTGGCCAAGGCGATGTGGCGCGACACGCGCCGGAACTACCTGCTGTTCGTCATGACGATCGTTGCCGGCGCGACGATGACGCACTCGCTGGTGCCGCCGACGCCGGGTCCGCTGTTCGTGGCGCAGGCGATGGGCATCGACATCGCGCTGATGATGCAGCAGGGCCTGATCGTGTCGACGATTGCGGCGGTGGCCGGCTACGGCTATGCGCGCTACGCCGACCAGCGCTGGCCGCTCGAGGTGCGAAGCGGCCCGGGCGGCGCCGTCGAGACCCCCGAGGCCTCGGCGATGCTCGCGGGCACGCGCCGTCTCCCGCCGCTGGTGCTCTCGCTGCTACCAATCCTTCTTCCGGTGATCCTCATCAGCGCGGATTCGGCGCTCGAGGCGGGCAGCCGCGGCCTGCCCGAGTGGCTGGTGCAGGTCGTCCGGGTGCTCGGCGACAAGAACCTCGCGCTGACGCTGTCGGCGGCCGCGGCCATCATGCTGCTCGTGGTCTATGCCCCGGCACCCGAGGGGCGCGCCGAGCTGGTGCGCAAGACCGTGAAGGACGGCGTGATCGAGGCGGGCGAGATCATCCTCGTGATTGCCGCGGGCGGCGCGCTCGGCACGGTGCTGCGGCAGGCTGGCATGGCCGAGCTGGCGGCGGCGACGGTGCCATCGCAGAAGCTGCTGCTCATCCCGATCGCCTGGGCCGTCACGGCGCTCGTGCGCATCGCACAGGGGTCGGCGACCGTGGCCATGATCACCGCCGTGGGCATCGTCGGCCCGATTGCGCTCGCCGGCGGGCTGCCGTACCACCCGGTGTACGTGGCGGTGGCCATCGGTGCCGGTTCCAAGATCGGCATGTGGATGAACGACAGCGGCTTCTGGGTCATCGCCAGGATGAGCGGCATGACCGAGGCCGAGACGCTGCGGTCGGTGAGCGTGATGGTGTTCATCGAGGGCTGCGTGGGGCTGGTGGCCACGCTGGCGCTCGCGTGGCTGTGGCCGATGGCCTGA
- the araD gene encoding L-arabinonate dehydratase yields the protein MPDVRDPSRLRSQRWFAPDDLRSFGHRSRLRQLGFSAGDAEGRPVIAILNTWSDLQQCHGHFRERAEDVKQGVWQAGGFPVEMPVLSLSEMFVKPTAMFYRNLLSLEVEEILRSHPIDGVVLMGGCDKTVPGLLMGAISMNLPAIFVPAGPMLAGRFRTERLGSGTDVWKYWAERKAGNLDECAMRQIEEGISRSPGTCMTMGTASTMASIVEAMGMTLTGAASIPAVHSAHARMAMAAGKRAVDLVWEDLRPSHILTADAFRNGVVTDMAICGSTNAIIHLIAMARRAGVPLTIEDFDRISREVPVICNLRPAGEFLMEDFHDAGGVPALLTRLRDHLTLDCRTVSGRTLGEAIAGAEVLSDEVIRPIDRPLARAGGTFVLRGNLAPDGCVIKPTAAEPRLLKHTGPAIVFASYGEMKVRIDADDLEVTPDHVIVLQQAGPVGAPGMPEWGMLPIPKKLLQQGVRDMVRISDARMSGTSYGTCVLHVAPESAIGGPLAMVRDGDLIEIDVEARRIHLHVSDEELAARRAAWTPPPRRYERGYSRLFLDQTSQAPDGCDFTFLEGTAPTPEPDIY from the coding sequence ATGCCGGACGTCAGAGATCCCTCCCGCCTCCGATCCCAACGCTGGTTCGCGCCCGACGACCTCCGCAGCTTCGGCCATCGCAGCCGACTGCGACAGCTGGGGTTCTCCGCGGGCGACGCCGAGGGGCGCCCGGTCATCGCCATCCTCAACACGTGGAGCGACCTGCAGCAGTGCCACGGGCACTTCCGCGAGCGCGCCGAGGACGTCAAGCAGGGCGTGTGGCAGGCGGGCGGCTTCCCGGTGGAGATGCCGGTGCTGTCGCTGTCGGAGATGTTCGTCAAGCCGACGGCGATGTTCTACCGCAACCTCCTGTCGCTCGAGGTCGAGGAGATCCTGCGCTCGCACCCGATCGACGGCGTCGTGCTCATGGGCGGCTGCGACAAGACCGTGCCGGGCCTGCTGATGGGCGCGATCTCGATGAACCTGCCGGCGATCTTCGTGCCCGCCGGGCCGATGCTGGCCGGGCGGTTCCGCACCGAGCGGCTCGGCAGCGGCACCGACGTGTGGAAGTACTGGGCCGAGCGCAAGGCGGGCAACCTCGATGAGTGCGCGATGCGCCAGATCGAGGAAGGCATCTCCCGCTCGCCCGGCACGTGCATGACGATGGGCACGGCGTCGACGATGGCGTCGATCGTCGAGGCGATGGGGATGACGCTCACCGGCGCGGCGTCGATTCCGGCGGTGCACTCGGCGCACGCCCGCATGGCGATGGCGGCCGGCAAGCGCGCCGTCGATCTGGTGTGGGAGGACCTGCGCCCCTCGCACATCCTGACGGCCGACGCGTTCCGCAACGGCGTGGTGACCGACATGGCGATCTGCGGGTCGACCAACGCGATCATCCACCTGATCGCGATGGCGCGCCGCGCCGGGGTGCCGCTCACCATCGAGGACTTCGACCGCATCTCGCGCGAGGTGCCGGTGATCTGCAACCTGCGGCCGGCCGGTGAGTTCCTGATGGAGGACTTCCACGACGCCGGCGGCGTGCCGGCCCTGCTCACGCGCCTGCGCGACCACCTGACGCTCGACTGCAGGACGGTGTCGGGCCGCACGCTGGGCGAAGCGATCGCGGGGGCGGAGGTGCTGTCGGACGAGGTGATCCGGCCGATCGACAGGCCGCTCGCCCGCGCCGGCGGCACGTTCGTTTTGCGCGGCAACCTCGCGCCCGACGGCTGCGTGATCAAGCCGACGGCCGCCGAGCCTCGGCTGCTGAAGCACACCGGGCCGGCGATCGTGTTCGCGTCGTACGGCGAGATGAAGGTGCGGATCGATGCCGACGACCTCGAGGTCACGCCGGATCACGTGATCGTGTTGCAGCAGGCGGGCCCGGTCGGCGCGCCCGGCATGCCGGAATGGGGCATGCTGCCGATTCCGAAGAAGCTGCTGCAGCAGGGCGTGCGCGACATGGTGCGCATCTCCGACGCGCGCATGTCGGGCACCAGCTACGGCACGTGCGTGCTGCACGTGGCGCCGGAGTCGGCGATCGGCGGTCCGCTCGCGATGGTGCGCGATGGCGACCTGATCGAGATCGACGTCGAGGCGCGCCGCATCCACCTGCACGTGAGCGACGAGGAACTGGCCGCGCGCCGCGCCGCCTGGACGCCGCCGCCACGCCGCTACGAGCGCGGCTACAGCCGCCTGTTCCTGGATCAGACCTCGCAGGCGCCCGACGGCTGCGACTTCACGTTCCTCGAGGGCACGGCGCCGACGCCGGAGCCGGACATCTACTGA
- a CDS encoding dihydrodipicolinate synthase family protein — MLTTPLTPDHFDRSVMAVPPLARAADRSLAEDANARIIGHLEAGGVRLLLYGGNANFYHLPLAEYDAALSMLARLAGDDTLVVPSAGPTYPLLIEQARTLRRHAFPVVMVLPQRGITTSAGVADAIREFSQAAGLPVIVYVKDDGYIEPEEIAALDKEGLVAAIKYAVVRPDTGTDPYLRKLVSMVDTRKIISGIGEQPAIVHVRDFGLGGFTSGCVCVAPALSQQMLAAVKRQDWAEAERIRAIFKPLEDLRNGINPIRVLHRAVEGAGIAPTGPLLPMLTTVGTEHHAAIDAAAQALLQAQG; from the coding sequence ATGCTGACCACGCCCCTGACTCCCGACCACTTCGATCGTTCCGTGATGGCCGTGCCGCCGCTGGCGCGGGCGGCCGATCGCTCGCTTGCCGAGGACGCCAACGCGCGCATCATCGGCCACCTCGAGGCCGGCGGGGTGCGGTTGCTGCTGTATGGCGGCAACGCGAACTTCTACCACCTGCCCCTGGCCGAGTACGACGCGGCGCTGTCGATGCTGGCGCGGCTCGCGGGGGACGACACGCTGGTGGTGCCGTCGGCGGGGCCGACCTACCCGCTGCTGATCGAGCAGGCCAGGACGCTGCGCCGGCACGCGTTCCCGGTGGTGATGGTGCTGCCGCAGCGTGGCATCACGACGAGCGCGGGCGTCGCCGACGCGATCCGCGAGTTCTCCCAGGCCGCCGGCCTGCCCGTGATCGTGTACGTGAAGGACGATGGCTACATCGAGCCGGAGGAGATCGCCGCGCTCGACAAGGAAGGCCTGGTCGCGGCCATCAAGTACGCCGTCGTGCGTCCCGACACGGGCACCGACCCGTACCTGCGCAAGCTGGTGTCGATGGTCGACACGCGCAAGATCATCAGCGGCATCGGCGAGCAGCCGGCGATCGTGCACGTGCGCGATTTCGGGCTGGGTGGGTTCACCAGTGGCTGCGTGTGCGTGGCGCCGGCGCTGTCGCAGCAGATGCTGGCGGCCGTCAAGCGCCAGGACTGGGCCGAGGCCGAGCGGATCCGCGCAATCTTCAAGCCGCTCGAGGACCTGCGCAACGGCATCAACCCGATCCGCGTGCTGCACCGCGCCGTCGAGGGCGCCGGCATCGCGCCGACCGGGCCTCTCCTGCCGATGCTGACCACCGTCGGGACGGAACATCACGCCGCGATCGACGCGGCAGCGCAGGCACTGCTGCAGGCGCAGGGGTAG
- a CDS encoding S16 family serine protease, whose translation MPPLRPHVADAAWSAGPWCWPREGQRAERWRDRHGPPPVPPPGTVAGLTVQDETTALWCIACGPRRHAPRGDGGATLGPETRGAWHDAGVSLPRAVPVLWRSVHEGTAQLPRVTYLASASGVAVVPDVRQPIDGPSFGLAFGLALASRILDCAVPGDVIATATLDATGRVGPVGGLAQKLRAVGRMAPSVRRVLVAAAQQAEAQRHAAPHVEVIGVSHAAAAIDAVFGRRLAARLVEAGDQVERREELTGSFFRLALMGSEGLVDWRPVRRGARLALDRWKDLGADARYRLEFAEAVAARHVDNGGRADLPPPGWLDGQPRPIRVQVVAHLVQQCADAGTPVVAAIEPIAASLLDHPIAESSPAELRLRGAVARLLAVTGRPDEARRLQEQVALAFAAIYADQDVAYPLAEWARLAGVLGDVEALARAERAHDRARSSGGYRGLGPRYVDLALVKGALLVDPTDAQARRRALALGTDPTLPDTLRWSALRWAGGGRAALERATAEGDPVAGRQLVLARLDEAVRAGDPAAVESAMRVLARYDPGPVGHLRRAGASSSDIARLYPY comes from the coding sequence ATGCCGCCACTGCGTCCACACGTCGCCGACGCGGCGTGGTCGGCCGGGCCCTGGTGCTGGCCGCGGGAGGGCCAGCGCGCCGAGCGCTGGCGCGATCGGCACGGCCCGCCTCCCGTGCCGCCACCCGGCACGGTCGCTGGCCTCACCGTGCAGGACGAGACGACGGCGCTCTGGTGCATCGCGTGCGGCCCGCGTCGACACGCCCCACGCGGCGACGGCGGGGCGACGCTCGGCCCCGAGACCCGTGGCGCATGGCACGACGCCGGCGTGTCGCTCCCTCGCGCCGTGCCGGTGCTCTGGCGCAGCGTGCACGAGGGCACCGCCCAGTTGCCGCGCGTCACCTATCTCGCGTCGGCCTCGGGGGTCGCCGTCGTCCCCGACGTCAGGCAGCCCATCGATGGGCCGTCGTTCGGCCTGGCCTTCGGCCTCGCGCTCGCCTCTCGCATTCTCGACTGCGCGGTGCCCGGCGACGTGATCGCCACTGCGACGCTCGACGCGACCGGCCGGGTGGGGCCGGTGGGCGGCCTGGCACAGAAGCTGCGCGCGGTGGGGCGCATGGCGCCCTCGGTGCGGCGCGTGCTGGTCGCGGCCGCGCAGCAGGCCGAGGCGCAACGCCATGCCGCGCCGCACGTCGAGGTGATCGGCGTGTCGCACGCCGCGGCGGCGATCGATGCGGTGTTCGGGCGGCGCCTCGCGGCGCGGCTCGTCGAGGCGGGCGACCAGGTGGAACGGCGCGAGGAGCTCACGGGCAGCTTCTTCCGGCTGGCCCTGATGGGGAGCGAGGGCTTGGTGGACTGGCGTCCGGTCCGACGGGGCGCGCGCCTCGCGCTCGACCGGTGGAAGGATCTCGGCGCCGACGCGCGCTACCGGCTCGAGTTCGCCGAGGCCGTGGCGGCGCGGCACGTCGACAACGGCGGACGCGCCGACCTGCCGCCACCCGGGTGGCTCGACGGGCAGCCGCGGCCGATCCGTGTGCAGGTCGTCGCCCACCTCGTGCAGCAGTGCGCCGATGCCGGCACGCCGGTCGTCGCGGCCATCGAGCCGATCGCCGCGTCGCTGCTCGATCACCCGATCGCCGAGTCGTCGCCTGCCGAGCTCCGGCTGCGCGGCGCCGTGGCGCGCCTGCTCGCGGTCACGGGGCGTCCCGATGAGGCACGCCGCCTGCAGGAGCAGGTCGCGCTCGCCTTCGCGGCCATCTACGCCGACCAGGATGTCGCGTATCCGTTGGCGGAGTGGGCGCGGCTCGCCGGCGTGCTCGGCGACGTGGAGGCGCTGGCGCGAGCGGAGCGGGCGCACGACCGTGCCCGGAGCAGCGGCGGCTACCGCGGCCTGGGTCCACGGTACGTCGACCTCGCGCTGGTCAAGGGCGCGCTGCTTGTCGACCCGACCGATGCGCAGGCGCGCCGACGGGCCCTGGCGCTCGGCACCGACCCGACGCTGCCCGACACGTTGCGCTGGTCGGCGCTGCGCTGGGCAGGCGGCGGTCGCGCGGCGCTGGAGCGGGCGACGGCCGAGGGCGATCCAGTGGCAGGGCGCCAGTTGGTGCTCGCCCGGCTCGACGAGGCGGTGCGGGCTGGCGATCCGGCTGCGGTCGAGTCGGCGATGCGGGTCCTCGCGCGGTACGATCCGGGCCCGGTCGGACACCTTCGACGCGCCGGCGCGTCATCGTCCGACATCGCGAGGCTTTACCCCTACTGA
- a CDS encoding AAA family ATPase, which yields MTDILLKRIVTQGLQSEPFTYYVLASCEGDQALATFIDDGVGPRRSEVITADAGAPLRRAYIRSVKVRGFRGIGPERTLDLHPANGLTVITGRNGSGKSSFAEAIEVILTGKCVRVASMQKRWRNSWRNLDATHAPWIALEFNIEHAGSVVLQRKWNAQEDLEDTTGEQTVVKAPDGTVPIAETGWRRAAADYRPFLAYSELGTLITESPSQLHDALLAGLGLSDIENARKRIVAARNQRKTLITQARDTAKLLLATARTVASQHEDERLRRLAALLDADSVDLDAITALVDLAADTDDDVQQLRELASLPALDLDIVSRAVHALREADERDRFAAADKAGQARRVARLLEQSLEVVAASADGTCPVCKSPGVITDAWRVETRAEIDRLKVEAEAAELARGAVRQRLAEARQLITPMPGAVTRAAASPVDGIDASAVAAAWAAWAAVPADITCETLASHLEARGPALADAVERVREAARALHERRQDVWRPLALQVQAWLPDARRAQRLAVVIPQLDEAADWLRTAVDELRDERFEPIQAQAVKNWELVRLQSSVNLRDITPSGAGPTRSVSLDVDIDGHPSNALGVMSQGEINSMALSLFLPRAALAESPFGFIVVDDPVQALDPSKVDGLARLLAGAAQERQVIVLSHDDRLPEAIRRLGIEARFVDVSRRANSVVELRRTSGPIELLIEDARAVAKTPEVPLSRRQRLVAGFCRSAIEAGCMQAIRARRIGRGEAHADVEDFLKEIDRLKELVSVALFDRIDEAKVGPRLTNALGAWARDVLDDCNEGAHGRFDGDPLALVKDAEKLALYLRDHVKAA from the coding sequence GTGACAGACATCCTCCTCAAGCGCATCGTCACCCAGGGACTCCAGAGCGAGCCGTTCACCTACTACGTCCTCGCGTCCTGCGAGGGCGACCAGGCTCTCGCCACCTTCATCGACGACGGTGTCGGGCCACGGCGGTCGGAAGTGATCACTGCCGATGCCGGCGCGCCGCTGCGTCGCGCGTACATCCGGAGTGTGAAGGTGCGTGGCTTCCGGGGCATCGGGCCGGAGCGCACGCTTGACCTGCATCCGGCCAATGGCCTCACGGTGATCACGGGCCGCAACGGCTCGGGCAAGAGCAGCTTCGCGGAAGCGATCGAGGTCATTCTGACCGGGAAGTGCGTGCGAGTGGCCTCGATGCAGAAGCGGTGGCGTAACAGTTGGCGCAACCTCGACGCCACCCATGCACCCTGGATCGCCCTCGAGTTCAACATCGAGCACGCGGGGTCGGTGGTGTTGCAGCGCAAATGGAATGCGCAGGAGGACCTCGAGGACACGACGGGCGAGCAGACGGTGGTGAAGGCCCCCGACGGCACGGTGCCGATCGCGGAGACAGGATGGCGCAGGGCCGCGGCGGACTACCGGCCGTTCCTGGCGTACAGCGAGCTCGGCACGCTCATCACCGAGTCGCCCTCGCAGCTGCACGACGCGCTCCTCGCGGGCCTCGGCCTCTCCGACATCGAGAACGCGCGCAAGCGCATCGTCGCGGCGCGCAACCAGCGCAAGACGCTCATCACGCAGGCGCGCGACACCGCAAAGCTGTTGCTGGCGACGGCGCGAACCGTGGCCTCGCAGCATGAGGATGAACGCCTGCGCCGACTCGCGGCGCTGCTCGACGCCGACAGCGTCGACCTCGACGCGATCACGGCGCTGGTCGATCTCGCGGCCGACACGGACGACGACGTCCAGCAACTCAGGGAGTTGGCCTCGCTGCCGGCTCTCGACCTGGACATCGTGTCCAGGGCCGTGCACGCCCTGCGTGAGGCCGATGAGCGCGATCGCTTCGCGGCGGCGGACAAGGCGGGTCAGGCGCGGCGAGTCGCCCGCCTGCTCGAGCAGAGCCTGGAGGTCGTGGCGGCTTCGGCCGACGGCACGTGCCCGGTGTGCAAGTCGCCAGGGGTAATCACGGACGCATGGCGCGTCGAGACGCGAGCCGAGATCGACCGACTGAAGGTCGAGGCGGAGGCAGCCGAACTGGCACGCGGTGCGGTAAGACAGCGGCTGGCCGAGGCGCGGCAATTGATCACGCCGATGCCCGGAGCCGTGACGCGGGCGGCGGCATCACCGGTCGATGGCATCGACGCCAGTGCCGTGGCGGCTGCATGGGCCGCCTGGGCGGCCGTGCCCGCTGACATCACGTGCGAGACGCTCGCCTCGCACCTCGAGGCCCGCGGGCCGGCACTGGCGGATGCGGTCGAGCGCGTACGGGAGGCGGCGCGGGCGCTGCACGAGCGCCGGCAGGACGTGTGGCGGCCACTCGCACTGCAGGTGCAGGCGTGGCTTCCGGACGCCCGTCGCGCGCAACGGCTCGCGGTCGTGATTCCGCAACTCGACGAGGCCGCCGACTGGCTGCGAACGGCGGTCGACGAGTTGCGCGACGAGCGGTTCGAGCCGATTCAGGCACAGGCCGTGAAGAACTGGGAACTGGTGCGACTGCAGAGCAGCGTCAACCTGCGCGACATCACGCCGTCAGGCGCGGGTCCAACGCGTTCGGTGTCGCTCGACGTCGATATAGACGGGCACCCGTCCAACGCGCTCGGGGTGATGAGCCAGGGCGAGATCAACAGCATGGCCCTCAGCCTCTTCCTGCCCCGCGCGGCCCTGGCCGAGAGCCCCTTCGGGTTCATCGTGGTCGACGACCCGGTACAGGCGCTCGACCCGTCGAAGGTGGACGGCTTGGCGCGACTCCTGGCAGGTGCGGCCCAGGAGAGGCAGGTGATCGTGCTGTCGCACGACGATCGCCTGCCCGAAGCCATCCGCCGGTTGGGGATCGAGGCCCGCTTCGTGGACGTGAGCCGACGCGCCAACTCGGTCGTGGAGCTCCGACGGACGTCTGGCCCCATCGAGCTGCTCATCGAGGATGCGCGCGCGGTGGCCAAGACGCCGGAAGTCCCGTTGAGTCGCCGGCAGCGACTCGTGGCCGGCTTCTGTCGCTCCGCCATCGAGGCCGGGTGCATGCAGGCCATTCGCGCACGCCGCATCGGTCGGGGTGAGGCGCACGCCGACGTGGAGGACTTCCTCAAGGAGATCGACCGCCTGAAGGAGCTCGTGTCGGTCGCCTTGTTCGACAGGATCGACGAAGCGAAGGTGGGCCCCCGGCTCACCAACGCGCTCGGCGCCTGGGCGCGCGACGTCCTCGACGACTGCAACGAAGGCGCGCATGGGAGGTTCGACGGCGACCCGCTGGCGCTCGTGAAGGACGCCGAGAAGCTCGCGCTGTACCTGCGCGACCACGTGAAGGCTGCGTGA
- a CDS encoding DUF3293 domain-containing protein has product MDRHLLEAYRRAEYRVADRGYTFTLRIDALSWPLRAVHASFGVDRSAYITAWNPGSVPTDRAINEAAQASLTADVEALGLHWLRGEGVDPSGSWPGEPSLLVLGLREPEARALAARYGQVAILYASSDATPRLLVTGPLQA; this is encoded by the coding sequence ATGGATCGGCATCTCCTCGAGGCCTACCGGCGCGCCGAGTACCGGGTTGCCGATCGCGGCTACACGTTCACGCTGCGCATCGACGCGCTGTCATGGCCCCTGCGCGCGGTGCACGCCTCCTTCGGCGTGGACCGGTCGGCCTACATCACGGCCTGGAACCCGGGCAGCGTGCCGACCGATCGCGCCATCAACGAGGCCGCGCAGGCGAGCCTGACCGCGGACGTCGAGGCGCTCGGCCTGCACTGGCTGCGTGGCGAGGGCGTCGACCCGTCGGGGTCGTGGCCGGGCGAGCCGTCGCTGCTCGTGCTCGGCCTGCGCGAGCCGGAGGCGCGCGCGTTGGCGGCGCGCTATGGCCAGGTGGCCATCCTCTACGCGAGCTCGGACGCCACGCCACGGCTGCTGGTCACCGGTCCCCTCCAGGCGTAG
- a CDS encoding vWA domain-containing protein, translated as MKTDITVVLDRSGSMADIADDIVGGLNEFVAKQKALEGEAHFTLVQFDDEYEVVHFRVPIGEVPPLTRQTYVPRGMTALLDAIGRTINEINARMDRMRTEERPDQIVFAVATDGQENSSHEFTRRQIFSMIRSREKLAQVDPSARPTWEFVFLGANQDAIEEGGQMGFAAARAVDFDADAGGVHAAMSVMHSKIALKRSMGHLASMDFASSERSQLSRKKRKTN; from the coding sequence ATGAAGACGGACATCACGGTGGTGCTGGATCGGTCGGGCTCGATGGCGGACATCGCCGACGACATCGTCGGCGGGCTCAACGAGTTCGTCGCCAAGCAGAAGGCGCTCGAGGGCGAGGCGCACTTCACGCTGGTGCAGTTCGATGACGAGTACGAGGTGGTGCACTTCCGCGTGCCCATCGGCGAGGTCCCGCCGCTGACCCGGCAGACCTACGTGCCCCGGGGGATGACGGCGCTGCTCGACGCCATCGGCCGCACCATCAACGAGATCAACGCCCGCATGGACCGCATGCGCACCGAGGAGCGGCCGGACCAGATCGTGTTCGCCGTGGCGACCGACGGCCAGGAGAACTCGAGCCACGAGTTCACGAGGCGGCAGATCTTCTCGATGATCCGCTCGCGCGAGAAGCTCGCGCAGGTGGATCCGTCGGCCAGGCCGACGTGGGAGTTCGTGTTCCTGGGCGCCAATCAGGACGCGATTGAGGAGGGCGGCCAGATGGGCTTCGCGGCGGCCCGCGCCGTGGACTTCGACGCCGACGCCGGCGGCGTGCACGCCGCGATGAGCGTGATGCACAGCAAGATCGCGCTCAAGCGGTCGATGGGCCACCTGGCCTCGATGGACTTCGCCTCGAGCGAGCGCTCGCAGCTGAGCCGCAAGAAGCGCAAGACCAACTAG
- a CDS encoding PIN domain-containing protein has protein sequence MTTAVHIDTSFLLRAARPETEAASRMTRWLNEGRAIHMSAMAWAEFLCGPVTDQQRALAARLLSAPVPIHARHAELAARLFNASGRRRGSLPDCLIAAAAIDAEAPLATTDAGFARFVADGLRLA, from the coding sequence GTGACGACCGCCGTTCACATCGACACGAGCTTCCTGCTGCGCGCGGCCCGACCGGAGACCGAGGCCGCGTCACGGATGACGCGATGGCTCAATGAGGGACGGGCCATTCACATGAGCGCCATGGCGTGGGCGGAGTTCCTGTGCGGCCCGGTCACCGACCAGCAGCGGGCGCTTGCCGCCCGATTGCTCAGCGCCCCCGTTCCCATCCACGCGCGTCATGCCGAACTCGCCGCGCGCTTGTTCAATGCCTCTGGACGTCGCCGCGGCTCACTCCCGGACTGCCTGATTGCGGCCGCGGCCATCGACGCGGAAGCGCCGCTGGCCACGACCGATGCCGGGTTCGCCCGCTTCGTCGCAGACGGCTTGCGCCTCGCCTAG
- a CDS encoding sulfurtransferase codes for MARRIIPALAISLLSAAAAFAQAPAGTPTFVSASALAADLRNPKLVLLHVGDKDAYAREHIPGAHFVDLSMITTANPPRQNELPAPADLEAKLEALGISDDSRVVVYFGNGEFPLATRVAFTLDYAGLGARTAILDGGLSAWVAAGNGISSEPVPAPRPGSLTVKVREGATIDLAAVRAGLDAPAPHVLDARPVESYTGADDRGGAIKRPGHIPGAVNLPYSTFFKADKTLKSTDDLKKMFSDAGFTPGTPLVSYCTSGVQATVPVIVGRMLGYDVKLFDGSYQEWSASDAPVVKAATPR; via the coding sequence ATGGCTCGTCGCATCATCCCCGCCCTCGCGATCTCGCTGCTCTCCGCCGCCGCGGCCTTCGCCCAGGCGCCGGCCGGCACGCCCACGTTCGTCTCCGCGTCGGCCCTCGCCGCGGACCTGCGCAACCCGAAGCTGGTGCTGCTCCACGTCGGCGACAAGGACGCCTACGCCAGGGAGCACATCCCGGGCGCGCACTTCGTCGACCTCTCGATGATCACCACGGCGAACCCGCCGCGGCAGAACGAGCTGCCTGCCCCTGCCGACCTCGAGGCGAAGCTCGAGGCCCTCGGGATCAGCGACGACTCGCGGGTGGTCGTGTACTTCGGCAACGGCGAGTTCCCGCTGGCGACGCGCGTCGCCTTCACCCTCGATTACGCCGGCCTCGGGGCGCGCACGGCGATCCTCGACGGCGGCCTCTCGGCGTGGGTGGCGGCCGGCAACGGGATCAGCTCGGAGCCCGTGCCCGCGCCCAGGCCCGGATCGCTCACGGTGAAGGTCCGCGAGGGCGCGACGATCGACCTCGCGGCGGTGCGTGCCGGGCTCGACGCCCCAGCCCCGCACGTGCTCGATGCGCGCCCGGTCGAGTCGTACACCGGGGCCGACGACCGCGGCGGCGCCATCAAGCGGCCCGGCCACATCCCCGGCGCGGTGAACCTGCCGTACAGCACGTTCTTCAAGGCCGACAAGACGCTCAAGTCCACCGACGACCTGAAGAAGATGTTCAGCGACGCCGGCTTCACGCCGGGGACCCCGCTGGTCAGCTACTGCACCTCTGGGGTGCAGGCCACCGTCCCCGTCATCGTCGGCCGCATGCTCGGCTACGACGTGAAGCTGTTCGACGGCTCGTACCAGGAGTGGAGCGCGTCGGACGCGCCGGTGGTGAAGGCCGCGACTCCGCGGTAG